A genomic window from Punica granatum isolate Tunisia-2019 chromosome 2, ASM765513v2, whole genome shotgun sequence includes:
- the LOC116195217 gene encoding wall-associated receptor kinase-like 1 has protein sequence MLTDGRIVAIKKSTAIDAGKVEQFINEVLILSQINHRDVVKLLGCCLETEVPLLVYEFIPNGTLYQYLHEPNEEFPVLWEVCLRLATEVAGALSYLHSAASIPIFHRDIKCTNILLDEKYRAKVADFGTSRSVSLDQTHLTTLVQGTSGYLDPEYFQSSQFTDKSDVYILGVVLVELLTGQKPVSAVGAKEGKSLAAYFILAMNIGLLSDMLDPKILEHGEKEEIMAVASLAKRCLYLKGRKRPTMKEVAMKLEGIRRQVSPANVQQIDELIECCEADQAFETCSIVSTSTCSQVLSGVTNSVLDVSPINRGHTW, from the coding sequence ATGCTAACTGATGGAAGAATTGTTGCCATCAAGAAGTCTACAGCAATcgatgcaggaaaagtagaaCAGTTCATTAACGAGGTTCTCATCCTCTCACAAATCAATCATAGAGATGTGGTTAAGTTATTGGGATGTTGTTTGGAGACCGAAGTTCCATTACTGGTTTACGAGTTCATCCCAAACGGGACTCTTTATCAGTATCTCCATGAACCAAATGAGGAATTTCCAGTGTTATGGGAGGTATGCCTACGACTCGCCACGGAAGTCGCAGGGGCTCTCTCATACTTGCACTCTGCAGCATCCATACCCATATTCCACCGTGACATTAAGTGTACAAACATACTATTGGACGAGAAGTATCGAGCGAAAGTGGCAGATTTTGGAACTTCAAGGTCAGTTTCCCTCGATCAGACTCATTTGACGACGCTGGTTCAAGGAACTTCTGGGTACTTGGATCCAGAATACTTCCAGTCTAGTCAGTTCACAGACAAAAGTGATGTCTACATTTTGGGGGTAGTCCTTGTGGAGCTCCTGACGGGGCAAAAGCCGGTGTCTGCAGTAGGAGCAAAAGAGGGCAAAAGTTTGGCTGCATATTTCATTCTCGCGATGAATATTGGTCTTCTCTCTGATATGCTCGACCCTAAAATACTAGAGCACGGGGAGAAAGAGGAGATTATGGCTGTAGCAAGCTTAGCGAAAAGATGTCTGTATCTGAAAGGCAGGAAACGGCCAACGATGAAGGAAGTGGCAATGAAGTTAGAAGGGATAAGGAGGCAAGTCTCTCCTGCTAATGTCCAACAGATTGATGAACTGATAGAATGCTGTGAAGCTGATCAAGCATTTGAAACTTGCAGTATTGTTTCCACATCAACCTGCTCTCAAGTGCTTTCCGGTGTTACTAATTCAGTGTTGGATGTTAGCCCGATAAATCGTGGACACACTTGGTGA
- the LOC116194000 gene encoding wall-associated receptor kinase-like 1 has product MVVELVVQILVLLGAFNMQTVAAGPALAKANCQETCGGVQVPFPFGIGGGRCFLNDWYEIFCLKNGTVPMLKMINLEVLKISLPHYKDYRYSRGTIEVRLPIVYSNQICAHENGTTRIHPSLEGSPFAYSTDDNVSAAIGCSHLAVINNTDSILMGCKSRCRGGNFSRYSDCSGHEGCCKMRISSPELQQFSVAFVKEDGSIARHKDCNYDFLAKKSWFRPKFTDLHELITEGYVRGVLDWGIPGDSDLAVQLNRTSQVYTQRDANTSCLKGYSDELALRRQSFYCRHGYAGNPYLMSMNVQNGISIIAQTCA; this is encoded by the exons ATGGTAGTAGAATTGGTTGTTCAGATACTTGTGCTACTCGGGGCATTTAATATGCAAACTGTGGCAGCAGGACCAGCCCTGGCGAAAGCCAACTGCCAGGAAACATGTGGAGGAGTGCAGGTTCCTTTTCCATTTGGGATAGGAGGTGGCAGGTGTTTCCTGAACGATTGGTACGAGATTTTCTGCCTAAAAAACGGCACTGTCCCTATGCTGAAGATGATCAACTTGGAGGTTCTGAAGATTTCTCTACCACATTATAAAGATTACAGATATAGTCGTGGCACCATTGAAGTTAGGCTTCCAATTGTCTATTCGAACCAGATTTGTGCCCATGAGAATGGAACAACTAGGATACACCCGAGTTTGGAAGGAAGCCCATTTGCCTATTCCACAGATGATAACGTCTCCGCAGCAATTGGTTGCAGCCACCTCGCAGTGATCAATAACACTGATTCGATCCTCATGGGATGCAAATCCAGATGCAGGGGAGGGAACTTCAGTAGATACAGCGATTGTTCAGGTCACGAGGGTTGCTGCAAGATGAGAATCTCCTCCCCAGAGCTTCAGCAATTCAGCGTCGCCTTCGTGAAAGAAGATGGATCAATAGCCAGGCACAAGGACTGCAACTACGATTTCCTAGCCAAGAAGTCTTGGTTCCGGCCCAAGTTTACTGATCTACATGAGCTGATAACGGAAGGTTATGTTCGGGGTGTGCTGGACTGGGGGATTCCTGGCGATTCAGATCTTGCAGTTCAGCTAAATCGAACCAGTCAAGTTTATACTCAACGGGATGCAAACACATCCTGCTTGAAGGGATACTCCGATGAGCTCGCTCTTAGACGGCAGAGTTTCTATTGCCGTCATGGGTATGCGGGTAATCCCTATCTG ATGTCAATGAATGTGCAGAATGGGATCTCAATTATTGCCCAGACTTGTGCATAA